One region of Faecalibacter bovis genomic DNA includes:
- a CDS encoding CatA-like O-acetyltransferase, producing the protein MKRIFNAEGWNRKEHFDLFSNLDNPYVGVVAEVDCTKAYQFAKANKQSFFATYLFCSMQAENSVEEFKYRLEDGEIFIYDHIDCGTTIGRKDGTFGFAFIPYSDDFETFNAKLQQEIKEVEECVGLHIKNEDLTLGLIRHSTFPWSRFTGLIQPSNYGTKESIPRIIFGKAYQQGDNMMMPVSVEANHGFVDGLHLANYLANFEKELSKF; encoded by the coding sequence ATGAAACGAATTTTTAATGCTGAAGGTTGGAATAGAAAAGAACATTTTGATTTATTTTCTAATTTAGATAATCCTTATGTAGGTGTGGTTGCGGAAGTAGATTGTACAAAAGCGTATCAATTTGCGAAAGCCAACAAGCAATCTTTCTTTGCGACATATTTATTTTGTTCGATGCAAGCCGAAAACAGTGTGGAAGAATTTAAATATCGTTTAGAAGATGGTGAAATTTTCATTTACGATCACATTGATTGCGGAACAACTATCGGCCGAAAAGACGGAACGTTTGGATTTGCCTTTATTCCTTATTCGGACGATTTTGAAACGTTTAATGCAAAATTACAGCAAGAGATTAAAGAAGTGGAAGAATGTGTAGGATTACACATCAAAAACGAAGATTTAACTTTAGGATTAATTCGTCATTCTACTTTTCCTTGGTCGAGATTTACAGGATTAATTCAACCATCAAATTATGGTACAAAAGAATCTATTCCTCGCATTATTTTCGGTAAAGCTTATCAACAAGGCGACAATATGATGATGCCTGTTTCGGTAGAGGCCAATCACGGTTTCGTGGATGGTTTACATTTGGCCAATTACTTAGCCAATTTTGAAAAAGAATTGAGCAAGTTTTAA
- a CDS encoding regulatory protein RecX gives MSFTPKDNSKKIYTIDEIKDKMAKYCLYQDRCHWEVEKKLREFDLIPEAKDEILYKLIHYGFLNEERFVHSFVRGKVNQKLWGRNRLRQELKIRQIDGKLINKAFKEEIDPEKYWNNLVRLAQKKHDALYSERESFKKMNKIKAYLAYKGYEFDLINEAIQVIEKD, from the coding sequence ATGAGTTTTACCCCAAAAGACAATTCGAAAAAGATTTATACGATTGATGAAATTAAAGACAAAATGGCCAAATATTGTCTTTACCAAGATCGTTGTCATTGGGAAGTAGAAAAAAAATTGCGCGAATTTGATTTAATTCCTGAAGCCAAGGATGAGATTTTATATAAACTAATTCATTATGGATTTTTGAACGAAGAACGATTTGTACATTCTTTTGTGCGTGGAAAAGTCAATCAAAAATTATGGGGAAGAAATCGACTTCGACAAGAATTAAAAATTCGTCAAATCGATGGAAAATTAATTAATAAAGCGTTTAAAGAAGAAATCGATCCAGAAAAATATTGGAACAATTTAGTTCGATTGGCGCAAAAAAAACACGATGCTTTATATAGCGAGCGTGAATCCTTTAAAAAAATGAATAAAATCAAAGCGTATTTGGCTTATAAAGGCTATGAATTTGATTTAATAAATGAAGCGATTCAAGTGATTGAGAAAGATTAA
- the rpe gene encoding ribulose-phosphate 3-epimerase: MAIIAPSILAADFGNLAKDIEMVNNSQAEWFHLDVMDGVFVPNISYGMPIIEKINSLTDKVLDVHLMIVDPDRYIADFKKVGADILTVHYEACTHLHRTIQAIKAEGMKAGVALNPHTPVSVLEDVINDLDLVLIMSVNPGFGGQKFIENTYNKVSKLKQMITEAGADVIIEIDGGVGVQNATQLIEAGADALVAGSAVFNAENPTEYIAALKKA, translated from the coding sequence ATGGCAATTATAGCACCTTCAATCTTAGCTGCAGATTTCGGGAATTTAGCAAAAGACATCGAAATGGTAAACAATTCACAAGCTGAATGGTTTCATTTAGATGTGATGGACGGCGTATTCGTTCCGAATATTTCTTACGGAATGCCAATTATCGAAAAAATTAATTCGTTAACGGATAAAGTTTTAGACGTTCACTTAATGATTGTTGATCCAGATCGTTACATTGCAGATTTCAAAAAAGTAGGTGCAGATATTTTAACGGTTCACTACGAAGCGTGTACACATTTACACCGTACAATTCAAGCCATTAAAGCAGAAGGAATGAAAGCTGGTGTTGCATTAAATCCGCATACGCCTGTATCGGTTTTAGAGGACGTTATCAACGATTTAGATTTAGTTTTAATCATGAGTGTGAATCCAGGTTTTGGAGGTCAAAAATTCATTGAAAATACATACAACAAAGTTTCTAAATTAAAACAAATGATTACAGAAGCTGGAGCTGATGTAATTATCGAAATTGATGGTGGAGTAGGCGTACAAAACGCAACGCAATTAATCGAAGCGGGTGCTGATGCATTGGTTGCAGGTTCGGCAGTTTTCAATGCGGAGAATCCAACAGAATACATCGCAGCTTTAAAGAAAGCATAA
- a CDS encoding DUF3575 domain-containing protein, whose protein sequence is MKKTFFTLLLSSTIFAQEKATDLKSIHINVIGIGASYEKALADNFTVLGNINYSTINFRGTNDSLDMDLTIKLGLEGRYYYNFDRRLSKGKSTLNNSGNYVGLKIDYYTDWLSTYEGIGKDDDFVKLVANYGIKRNFGKQFYYEFNTGLGLIVDSYHSYKYSDDGGVNWIYSDKKTELSFLPEVGFRVGYNF, encoded by the coding sequence ATGAAAAAAACATTTTTTACTCTCTTATTATCATCTACTATTTTCGCTCAAGAAAAAGCAACCGATTTAAAATCAATACATATTAATGTCATCGGAATCGGTGCATCTTACGAAAAAGCTTTAGCAGATAATTTTACTGTTTTAGGAAATATTAATTATTCTACAATTAATTTCAGAGGTACTAATGATAGCCTAGATATGGATCTTACAATAAAATTAGGATTGGAAGGAAGATATTATTATAATTTTGATAGACGACTTTCTAAAGGAAAATCAACATTAAATAATTCAGGTAATTATGTAGGCTTAAAGATAGATTATTACACAGATTGGCTATCAACCTATGAAGGTATCGGAAAGGATGATGACTTTGTGAAATTAGTTGCTAATTATGGTATAAAAAGAAATTTTGGTAAGCAATTTTATTATGAATTCAATACTGGTTTAGGATTAATTGTTGATTCTTATCATTCATATAAATATTCGGATGATGGTGGTGTTAATTGGATTTATTCAGACAAAAAAACTGAGCTTAGTTTTTTACCAGAAGTAGGATTTAGAGTAGGATACAATTTTTAA
- a CDS encoding sigma-70 family RNA polymerase sigma factor: MRQLKITKQVTNRETASLDKYLQEIGKVDLITAEEEVELAQRIKAGDRVALEKLTKANLRFVVSVAKQYQNQGLSLPDLINEGNLGLIKAAQRFDETRGFKFISYAVWWIRQSILQALAEQSRIVRLPLNKIGSINKINKAYALLEQEHERAPSAEEISEVLDMSEGDVKESMKNSGRHVSMDAPLVEGEDSNLYDVLNIGESPSPDMQLMIESLRVEIERALQTLTPREADLIRLYFGLNGQHPMTLEEIGETFDLTRERVRQIKEKAIRRLKHTSRSKILKTYIGR, translated from the coding sequence ATGAGACAGCTTAAAATTACAAAGCAGGTAACAAATCGTGAAACTGCGTCGTTAGATAAATACTTACAGGAGATTGGTAAAGTAGATTTAATTACAGCAGAAGAGGAAGTAGAATTAGCACAACGCATTAAAGCAGGAGATCGTGTTGCCTTAGAAAAATTAACAAAAGCAAACTTACGTTTCGTTGTATCTGTAGCGAAACAATACCAAAATCAAGGGTTAAGTTTACCAGATTTAATTAATGAAGGAAACTTAGGTTTAATTAAAGCTGCACAACGTTTTGACGAAACTCGTGGTTTCAAATTCATTTCATACGCTGTTTGGTGGATTCGTCAATCAATTTTACAAGCGTTAGCAGAACAATCTCGTATCGTACGTTTACCATTAAATAAAATTGGTTCTATTAATAAAATTAATAAAGCTTACGCTTTATTAGAGCAAGAGCACGAACGTGCACCATCTGCTGAAGAGATTTCTGAAGTTTTAGATATGTCTGAAGGTGATGTAAAAGAGTCGATGAAAAACTCTGGTCGTCACGTATCGATGGATGCTCCATTAGTAGAAGGTGAAGATTCTAACTTATACGATGTATTAAACATCGGTGAATCTCCATCGCCAGATATGCAATTAATGATTGAATCTTTACGTGTTGAGATTGAACGTGCATTACAAACATTAACTCCACGTGAGGCTGATTTAATTCGTTTATACTTTGGTTTAAATGGGCAACACCCAATGACTTTAGAAGAAATCGGAGAAACTTTCGATTTAACTCGTGAGCGTGTTCGTCAAATTAAAGAAAAAGCAATTCGTCGATTAAAACATACTTCAAGATCTAAAATCTTAAAAACGTACATCGGACGTTAA
- the hutG gene encoding formimidoylglutamase has product MHLTPFDSTIWTGRIDIEDGELGNRIHQIIKPYNDLDTASKVLVGFSSEEGVNRNKGRLGAKEAPDSIRKALANLPLHFSNQKIFDNGNINVEKDLEAGRDKQIEIVTSILNQNNFPIVIGGGHETALGNFLAFIQRYPQNSVVINIDAHFDIRIPTINSTSGTPFYEMKKYCEDNKIEFNYIAIGIQELGNTKALFNRADEIKAEYILADELHANFNRVLDEVKIFTEKFENIYITLDMDVFDVAYAPGVSATTINGLTPFQVKYLLKLLKKSNKVKIFDIVEVNPTFDRDNQTSKLAAHMIYELLRD; this is encoded by the coding sequence ATGCATTTAACACCTTTTGATTCTACAATTTGGACTGGTAGAATAGATATTGAAGATGGAGAATTAGGCAATAGAATTCATCAAATTATAAAGCCATATAATGACTTGGACACAGCTTCCAAAGTACTTGTAGGATTTTCATCAGAAGAAGGTGTTAATAGAAATAAAGGTCGTTTAGGTGCAAAAGAAGCACCAGATTCAATACGCAAAGCTTTAGCAAATTTACCTTTACATTTTTCCAATCAAAAGATTTTTGATAATGGTAATATTAATGTAGAAAAAGATTTAGAAGCAGGAAGAGATAAACAAATAGAAATTGTAACTTCTATATTAAATCAAAATAATTTTCCAATAGTAATTGGTGGTGGACACGAAACTGCTTTGGGAAATTTCTTGGCTTTTATACAACGTTATCCACAAAATAGTGTAGTTATTAACATTGATGCACATTTTGATATTCGTATTCCTACTATAAATTCCACATCTGGAACACCGTTTTACGAGATGAAAAAATATTGTGAGGATAATAAAATTGAATTTAATTATATAGCAATTGGAATACAAGAATTAGGTAACACCAAAGCTCTATTTAATCGTGCGGATGAAATTAAAGCCGAATATATATTAGCAGACGAACTACACGCAAATTTTAATCGTGTTTTAGATGAAGTTAAAATCTTTACCGAAAAATTTGAAAATATTTATATTACGTTAGATATGGATGTTTTCGATGTAGCTTATGCGCCAGGAGTTAGCGCGACGACGATTAATGGTTTAACACCTTTTCAAGTTAAATATCTTCTAAAACTTTTAAAGAAATCAAATAAAGTAAAAATATTTGATATCGTAGAAGTTAATCCAACTTTTGATCGTGATAATCAAACATCAAAATTAGCTGCACACATGATTTATGAACTATTAAGAGATTAA
- a CDS encoding trimeric intracellular cation channel family protein, protein MQIQYIFELIGTLAFAISGALAGDERQKHDWFGITFIAFITAIGGGTIRDLFLNSYPLVWFKDMNIVYTIFLGIIMSRLFYKKFNQLKLTLMLFDTLGIALFTIVGLEKAQSLGANDFISVVMGMFTAVLGGVLRDTLINKTPTIFVQEIYATACIIGGVIYLILDDLQLDRNINFIISGSVIAVIRIIAVKFNLSLPKFYK, encoded by the coding sequence ATGCAAATACAATATATATTCGAATTGATAGGTACTTTGGCTTTTGCAATTTCTGGAGCTTTAGCTGGAGATGAACGTCAAAAACACGATTGGTTTGGTATTACTTTCATCGCTTTTATCACTGCGATTGGTGGTGGAACGATCCGAGATTTGTTTTTAAATAGTTATCCTTTAGTTTGGTTTAAAGATATGAATATCGTTTATACAATATTTTTAGGGATAATCATGTCAAGATTATTCTATAAAAAATTCAACCAACTGAAATTAACATTAATGTTATTCGATACGTTAGGAATTGCTTTATTCACAATCGTTGGATTAGAAAAAGCTCAGTCTTTAGGAGCAAACGATTTTATATCTGTTGTGATGGGAATGTTTACAGCAGTACTTGGCGGAGTTTTAAGAGATACTTTAATCAATAAAACACCTACAATTTTTGTGCAAGAAATTTACGCAACTGCTTGTATAATAGGTGGTGTTATTTATTTGATTTTAGATGATTTACAATTAGATCGTAATATAAATTTTATAATTTCGGGTAGTGTAATTGCAGTTATTCGAATTATTGCTGTTAAATTTAATCTATCATTACCAAAATTTTACAAATAA
- a CDS encoding trimeric intracellular cation channel family protein produces MEIQYYFEIFGVVFYGISGALAADEKSSKDWFGVTFTAFITSLGGGTIRDVLLGAYPIVWIKDVNILYAVATGIILAALFYNFFMKLRKTFMLFDTLGIALFTIVGVEKALGLGVSPVVAIIMGMFTAIMGGVIRDMMINELPIVFRKEIYASACLAGAVLYVLLDTLGIDRTLNFFLAGSLIVAIRLLALRYNLAIPKFKSH; encoded by the coding sequence ATGGAAATACAATATTACTTCGAAATTTTTGGAGTTGTATTTTATGGAATATCAGGAGCATTAGCTGCGGATGAAAAGTCGAGTAAAGATTGGTTTGGAGTTACTTTTACAGCTTTTATAACCTCTTTAGGAGGTGGTACAATTCGTGATGTTTTATTAGGTGCGTATCCAATTGTGTGGATTAAAGATGTAAATATATTATATGCGGTAGCTACAGGAATTATCCTAGCAGCTTTGTTCTATAACTTCTTTATGAAATTGCGTAAAACATTTATGTTATTTGATACTTTAGGAATCGCATTATTTACAATTGTGGGTGTTGAGAAAGCCTTAGGTTTAGGTGTAAGTCCAGTAGTCGCAATAATCATGGGTATGTTTACCGCAATTATGGGAGGTGTTATTCGTGATATGATGATTAATGAATTACCAATTGTCTTTAGAAAAGAAATTTATGCATCTGCATGTTTAGCTGGTGCTGTATTATATGTGTTGTTAGACACATTAGGTATAGATCGGACATTGAATTTCTTTTTAGCAGGTAGTTTAATTGTAGCAATAAGACTATTAGCTTTACGATACAATTTAGCTATTCCGAAATTTAAAAGTCATTAA